In Chlorocebus sabaeus isolate Y175 chromosome 11, mChlSab1.0.hap1, whole genome shotgun sequence, one DNA window encodes the following:
- the LOC140712749 gene encoding steroid receptor RNA activator 1, which translates to MAELYVKPGNKERGWNDPPQFSYGLQTQAGGHRRSLLTKRVAAPQDGSPRVPASETSPGPPPMGPPPPSSKAPRSPPVGSGPASGMEPTSFPVESEALMEDVLRPLEQALEDCRGHTRKQVCDDISRRLALLQEQWAGGKLSIPVKKRMAVLVQELSSHRWDAADDIHRSLMVDYVTEVSQWMVGVKRLIAEKRSLFSEEAANEEKSAATAENHTIPGFQQAP; encoded by the coding sequence ATGGCTGAGCTGTACGTGAAGCCGGGCAACAAGGAGCGCGGCTGGAACGACCCGCCGCAGTTCTCATAcgggctgcagacccaggccgGCGGACACAGGCGCTCGCTGCTCACCAAGAGAGTCGCCGCACCCCAGGATGGATCCCCCAGAGTCCCCGCATCAGAGACTTCTCCTGGGCCTCCCCCAATGGGGCCTCCACCTCCTTCAAGTAAGGCTCCCAGGTCCCCACCTGTGGGGAGTGGTCCTGCCTCTGGTATGGAGCCCACAAGTTTCCCAGTCGAGTCTGAGGCTCTGATGGAGGATGTGCTGAGACCTTTGGAACAGGCATTGGAAGACTGCCGTGGCCACACAAGGAAGCAGGTATGTGATGACATCAGCCGACGCCTGGCACTGCTGCAGGAACAGTGGGCTGGAGGAAAGTTGTCAATACCTGTAAAGAAGAGAATGGCTGTACTGGTGCAAGAGCTTTCAAGCCATCGGTGGGACGCAGCAGATGACATCCACCGCTCACTCATGGTTGACTATGTGACTGAGGTCAGTCAGTGGATGGTAGGAGTTAAAAGATTAATTGCAGAAAAGAGGAGTCTGTTTTCAGAGGAGGCAGCCAATGAAGAGAAATCTGCAGCCACAGCTGAGAACCACACCATACCAGGCTTCCAGCAGGCTCCATAA